The following coding sequences lie in one Zingiber officinale cultivar Zhangliang chromosome 2B, Zo_v1.1, whole genome shotgun sequence genomic window:
- the LOC122046973 gene encoding uncharacterized protein LOC122046973 codes for MAVDLLASAVYFPVVFFDGDREIDVGSVPLYSSLGFKKFQAIVSQRIGVSAQQISLSLVRRKKARVSPDVRRKVPIDETSDFASIVCERDCFILASLRRSRRERRGRSRRKVPGAGEEVALPELKILRRNPARSGFIDPASGLLVPEAVAGIGRWEYEVQLRNLQRQRDKFFLSAVADGPLAPFAVPRSPCIASTCEDCEVAKAEGRLPGFHWCVHDAVTVGFRSMVGPIQRPLKKELEASAQVEG; via the coding sequence ATGGCGGTGGATCTGCTGGCTTCCGCCGTCTATTTCCCCGTCGTATTCTTCGACGGAGATCGCGAGATTGACGTAGGATCCGTCCCGCTGTACTCCTCGCTAGGGTTCAAGAAGTTCCAGGCCATCGTTAGCCAGAGGATCGGCGTCTCCGCCCAGCAGATCTCGTTGTCCCTGGTCCGTCGGAAGAAGGCCCGGGTCTCGCCGGATGTCCGCCGCAAGGTGCCGATCGACGAGACTTCCGACTTCGCCTCCATCGTCTGCGAGAGGGACTGCTTCATCCTCGCCTCTCTGCGCCGGTCGCGACGGGAACGTCGGGGACGGTCGAGAAGGAAGGTCCCCGGCGCGGGGGAGGAGGTGGCGTTGCCGGAGCTAAAGATCCTGAGGCGCAACCCTGCGAGATCGGGCTTCATCGATCCAGCTTCGGGTCTGCTCGTACCGGAAGCGGTCGCTGGGATTGGGCGCTGGGAGTACGAGGTGCAGCTGCGGAACCTCCAGCGGCAGAGGGATAAGTTCTTTCTGTCGGCCGTGGCCGACGGCCCGCTAGCCCCTTTCGCGGTTCCTCGGTCGCCGTGTATTGCGTCGACGTGCGAGGATTGCGAGGTGGCGAAGGCGGAGGGGAGGCTGCCGGGGTTCCACTGGTGCGTGCACGACGCGGTCACCGTCGGATTCCGGTCGATGGTGGGGCCCATCCAGCGGCCTTTAAAGAAGGAGCTCGAAGCTTCCGCACAGGTGGAAGGATAA